From the genome of Haloterrigena sp. KLK7, one region includes:
- a CDS encoding helix-turn-helix domain-containing protein, with protein sequence MTAEGLKAETVSLLQDLGLKEYEARSFLALTQLSTGTAKEVSEISEVPRTRVYDAVRVLESKGLVEVQHTNPQRFRAVSIEEATAILRQQYDARIDTLQSHLEALDLQPEVDDSDRTQEVWTLSGHDGIEARTHNLLADAESEIVLLVVEEELLTEALYERLHDAVDRGVDVIIGGETDAIIAKLDSEMPSVKVFETELDWLLGPASDDEVAISRLLLVDRTTLLVSSFYPDADPDESHEQAVFADGLENGIVILLRRIISSGLLPMANPVR encoded by the coding sequence ATGACAGCTGAGGGACTTAAAGCGGAGACGGTGAGTCTGTTGCAGGACCTCGGGCTGAAGGAGTACGAGGCGCGGAGTTTCCTGGCATTGACCCAACTCTCGACGGGGACCGCCAAGGAAGTCAGCGAGATCTCGGAGGTTCCTCGGACCCGGGTGTACGACGCCGTCCGAGTGCTGGAGTCAAAGGGGCTGGTCGAAGTACAGCACACGAACCCCCAGCGGTTTCGCGCGGTCAGCATCGAGGAGGCAACCGCGATCTTGCGTCAGCAGTACGACGCGCGGATCGACACCCTTCAGTCACACCTCGAAGCGCTCGATCTCCAACCGGAGGTCGACGACAGCGACCGAACGCAGGAGGTATGGACGCTATCCGGCCACGATGGCATCGAGGCCCGGACACACAATCTGCTGGCGGACGCCGAATCGGAGATCGTCCTGCTGGTCGTCGAGGAGGAACTTCTGACGGAGGCGTTGTACGAGCGACTCCACGACGCGGTTGACCGCGGCGTCGACGTGATCATCGGTGGCGAAACGGACGCGATCATCGCCAAGCTCGATTCCGAGATGCCATCCGTGAAGGTGTTCGAAACCGAACTGGACTGGCTTCTGGGGCCTGCAAGCGACGACGAGGTTGCCATCAGCCGCCTACTGTTGGTTGACCGTACGACGTTGCTGGTCAGTTCCTTCTACCCGGACGCCGACCCCGACGAATCACACGAGCAGGCGGTCTTCGCCGACGGTCTGGAGAACGGTATCGTCATCCTCCTTCGCCGGATAATCTCCTCGGGTCTGCTCCCCATGGCGAACCCGGTGAGGTAG